ACTGCAGTCGTCGCGCCTGCAAGGAGGAAAGCAGGGGTGCCAGGCCCCACGCGCGTCGACGGGGCCATCGCCGCCGCATCGCATGCACGGGGACGGTAGCGGCTCCACATCCCACATGCGTCAGCGGGCCGTCCCCGGAAGGACGGCCCACCGACCGCTCACGGCTGGCGGCTACTGGCCCTGATTCTCGGAGCCGCTGCCGCCCTGGGGCGAGCCCGCGCCGGCTCCGGGCGAGCCACCAGCGGCAGGCGCGCTCGGGCGTTCGCCACGGCGCTCACCGCGGTCGGGACGCTCACCACGCTCGTTGCGCTCGCCGCCGCGCTCCGGACGCTCGCCACGCTCGCCACCGCGGTCGGGACGCTCTCCACGCTCACCACCGCGGTCATTGCGCTCACCGCGGTCATTGCGCTCGCCGCGCTCACCGCGGTCGCCGCCACGGTCACCGCGCTCGCCACGCTCGCCGCCACGGTCACCGCGCTCGCCACCGCGGTCATTGCGCTCGCCGCCGCGGTCTCCGCCACCGCCACGACCCTCGCGCTTGCCCTCGCGGCCGCCGCCGCTGCCGCCGCCACCGCCACGCCCGCGGTCCCGGTCGCGGCCGCGTCCGCCCTCCTGGCGGTCGCGGCCGTAACCGCGGTCCTGGCCGTGGCCGCTGTCCGGCCGGCGCTGACCGGACAGCTCGCCATCGCCCGAGCCCGGAGAGGAGGCGACCTTGTGGTCTGCGCCCTGCGCCGTGCGTCCGTAGATGTCGTACTGCTCGCGGTGGTAGTTCTGCTGCGCCTTGACCTGGATGGACTTGTTGTAGCGGTCCATCAGGTGGCGCAGCTCCTGGCGCTCGTCGCCCTGCAGCAGCTTCGCCACGTCCGCGCTGCAGTTGATGACCAGCGTGGGGTCCTTGTACGCCGGCGCCTCGCGGCGGATCTCGCGGAAGATCTCGTAGCAGACGGTGGTCGCGGTCTTCACGAAGCCGCGGCCGTCGCAGTAGGCGCAGTCCTCGTGCAGCACGCGGCCGATGGACTCGCGCACGCGCTTGCGCGTCATCTCGACCAGGCCGAGCTCCGAGATCTTGAGCACGTTGGTCTTGGCCTTGTCGCGCCCCAGCGCCTCCTGCAGCGCCTTGAAGACCTTGTCCCGGTTCTGCGCCTTCTCCATGTCGATGAAGTCGCAGATGATGATGCCGCCGATGTTGCGCAGCCGCAGCTGGTAGACGATCTCCTTGGCCGCCTCGATGTTGATCTTGGTGATCGTCTCCTCGAGGCTCTTCTTGCCCACGTAGCGGCCGGAGTTGACGTCGATGGCGGTGAGCGCCTCGGCCTGGTCGATGATCAGGTAGCCGCCGCTCTTGAGCCACACCTTGCGCTGCACGGCGCGGTTGAGCTCGTGCTCGATGCCGTAGGCGTCGAAGACCGGCTCCTCCTCCTCGTGCAGGACCACGCGGTCGCGCAGGGTGGGGTCCTGCGCCGTCACGAAGCCGAGGATGCGCTCGTACTCGTCGCGGTCGTCCACCACCAGCTTCTCCACGTCGTGGGCGAAGAGGTCGCGGGTCGCGCGCAGGATGAGGTCCAGGTCGGGGTGCAGCAGGCCCGGGCCGCCGCGCTTTTCGTTGCGGCGCACCACCTGGTTCCACACCTCGATGAGGAAGCGGATGTCCGTCTCGAGCTTCTCCTGCGGCACGTTCTCCGCCACCGTGCGCACGATGAAGCCGGTGCCGGGCGGGCGCATCTTGTCCACGATCTCGCGCAGCCGGCGCCGCTCCTTCTCGTTGGAG
The DNA window shown above is from Aggregicoccus sp. 17bor-14 and carries:
- a CDS encoding Rne/Rng family ribonuclease; the encoded protein is MSSILVINAAGRETRVALVENGHIAEFYLERKKDKGVVGNIYKGRVVRVLPGMQAAFVDIGLEKAAFLYVSDVVYDPDFARAQFELTEGEHEDAPEVPEESEADAAEAEHGHEPGAELHEAGAEAPLALAAGAPPDVELEVQELAPGELAPPESAPAAEPAAEAAAAPSESAPVAEAAAAPSEASEPTVPGTEAAAPEAREPGSAGEPSPLAASEGAVPELAPAPPPHAATALSEIVPPPHAEGEAGAAAEVTGERRGPREREAAREARDGKGREGRREKGRGGDKREERREKRDDERAAEKAKPRKSAKIEDLLKVGQEVVVQISKDPIGTKGARLTSHISIPGRHLVFMPTVDHVGISRRISNEKERRRLREIVDKMRPPGTGFIVRTVAENVPQEKLETDIRFLIEVWNQVVRRNEKRGGPGLLHPDLDLILRATRDLFAHDVEKLVVDDRDEYERILGFVTAQDPTLRDRVVLHEEEEPVFDAYGIEHELNRAVQRKVWLKSGGYLIIDQAEALTAIDVNSGRYVGKKSLEETITKINIEAAKEIVYQLRLRNIGGIIICDFIDMEKAQNRDKVFKALQEALGRDKAKTNVLKISELGLVEMTRKRVRESIGRVLHEDCAYCDGRGFVKTATTVCYEIFREIRREAPAYKDPTLVINCSADVAKLLQGDERQELRHLMDRYNKSIQVKAQQNYHREQYDIYGRTAQGADHKVASSPGSGDGELSGQRRPDSGHGQDRGYGRDRQEGGRGRDRDRGRGGGGGSGGGREGKREGRGGGGDRGGERNDRGGERGDRGGERGERGDRGGDRGERGERNDRGERNDRGGERGERPDRGGERGERPERGGERNERGERPDRGERRGERPSAPAAGGSPGAGAGSPQGGSGSENQGQ